CCCATCTCCCCCATCCCATCCACATATGCCACTCCTTCATCTGATCTCAGCCTCTCCATTTGTCCATTCACACTTGTACTGGATGTTAAAAGGGTAGAATACTTAAGCCCCAATTAGTAAACAGTCACTGCGTTGCATCCCCCAAGCCCTCCTGGCCACCTCAAACCCCTCCCTTGGCACAATCTGGCCACGATCGAGCTGTACAGTACCAGGACCATGATAGACATTATGACTATCACCCCACCTGCTGCCCTATCACCCATGCCCACTTGCCTGCCCACTCACCGGCAGAGTTCTGTGTAGATAGGCAGCACTTCAGGGTGGCAGACAAAGGCAAAAGCCATAATGGGCACTGTGTAGAACATCTGGGGGAATGGTCCAAGTACAAGAGATTAGAGTATAAAGGTTCCATCTTctcctccccaccgccccccccagctccaccattgccttcCACATCAGACACATGGAAGCCCCCGATGTCCAATACCTGGCTCCACTCTGAGCAGAGTGCAGTGTGGGACAAAACCAGAGGACCTGCGTACAGTGCAAGGCATAGACATATGCCAGCACACCAACCTGTGAGTCAGCTGTGAACATCTGGGCCTCACAGCTTGTGTTGAGCCCATGGATGGGAAGGCTTGGGGAGCTCTTGCTCTCCACTGCTGTTCTATTGTGGCCTACAGTGCAGCCAAGCTGGAACTTCTTATAGAtgacctggaggagggagggtggggaagTGAGGTCATGGGGAAGGCTATGTCCCAATGCCCCAAACCCTTTCTGTACTTCTGCATGTCCTTCTCCCTCAGACTCACCGAAATGAGGAAAAACAGCATACAGGTCAGAGAGAGACCACTGGTATACCCCAGGTAGCCTGCAAGGGGCAATATACAGAGTCTCAGAAATCAACGGAACTCCCCCAAGCAAATATCAATCCCCTAGTCTGATCTTAAATTCAAGGCCCCCTCACCCCAATTTTGCCACACTTTGCACAAACTTCCACCTGGACCAGCCCCCCAACACTTGACAAACTCCTATTCATCTGTTAAAACCCACATGAAACAAGCTCTCCCCTGGTATTCCACAGCCCTTGAAAATTGAGATTCTTTGAATCTGGCTCCCCTTCTCTAACTCCATCATCCAAATGACCAAGGCAGGAAGCCTCTTACCCAAGTGTCTCATGAGGGCCAGTGGCAGGATGATTAAAACACTGACAATGATGATAAGGAGGTTTCCCTTCAAGAACCAGTCCCTAAGGAGACAGGCAAACATAATGACTAACTGCCTACCAAAGAAAACTGTCAAGCAGACACTCATAGAAGACAGCCAGACAGGTTTCTGCACACAGTCAGGAGAGATGAGCTGACCCCTACAGGTGGTTACAGGGACAAATGGCACAACAGGAATGACAGAAACAGCCAGACAGATTATCAGACTATCAGCCACACACTGTCAGAGGGATATAGCTGGGAACACACACTTAGCTGGACAAACTGTGTCATCAGACCTCAAGTGGACATACAGTCAGATGGGCAAACAACAGCCCACAACAGCCAGATTCACAGTGTCCAACACAAGGTACCAGACACAGAGTGAATCATGACCCTGGTATGTCTAACAGGTAGAACAACAGTCTGATGATCTCTTGATGATCTGCAGACTCGACAAAAAGTCAGAAACACATATGTGTGATTGTTTGAACAACTCAAGGTTTGTTGAGCACTTGAAAGTAGTTGAGCCGATTTGGCCAGAGTCAAAGATGGAAACTGAGACAGAATTAGCCAGCTGCCCATGCTGTTGGAACCAAGCTCAAAGAAAGAGAGGGATCTGTACAGATATTGGAGGGAGGTGTCCAGGCAGGATAGTCTGTTAATACAGAATTGGCTGAACAATTgttcatttcttcaaagaattttATTAAATAGTGCTTAATATGTTCCGGGCATTCACATATTCTCTTCCTACTAGACACACAGTTACAAACCAACAAAGCACCACTGGTCATATATGCAGTGGGAGCTAATTATAATAATGAGACACATCTCATCACATAGACTGTTAGCTACCTGAATGGCTTCAGGATCAAACCAAAGATCTAAGAGGATACCCAGAATCAGCTATCATATACAAACAACTGAAAAGATTCAGCCAACAGATGGATGCAGAATTAAACACACAATTGGCTGGATATATACTCGGAAGAGGCAAACATACATGGTTGGAACCATAATACAGAAAACATATATAGTCACAGTTGAGGCTCACACACAAACAGCCAGAAAGAATTTGCCAGAACAATGGTAACCAAGTTAAACACAGAGAGTTAAACACAAATCATTTATAcattggagtaggaaacagcaacccactccagtattctcgcctggaaaattccacaaacaGAAGAGCCCGAataagctacagtccacgaggtcacagagtccaacacgactgagtgactgagcaggcacatgtATACATAGCTGGTGCCACGGTACACTGCACAAACACGTGCACGTACTCTGCTGGAGTCAGTGACCATACACTTATACCTAGACAGATTCAGCCAGGCCTAATGGACCCAGAATCAAACAGAATCCACCGGACAGAGAAAGTCGGAGTAAGCAAATGTCAAACACACATGGCTGGAGTGACAGTGTACAGGACACAGCTGTAGTCAGCTAGCATACAGATGGCCAGAGGATCTGCCAGTGCAAGACTCACAGAATCAAACCCATGGACAGGATTTAGGTCTACTGGATAGGCGTAGCCACAGGGTCAACACGAGAGTACACTAGACACATGGAGTCAGCCAGAACAGTCACAAAAATCAACATGTGGTGTTACTGGACTCCACTAGCCAGAGCAATCACACATACTGCTAGCATCACAGTACACAGGAATCGCAGTCTGCCCAAACTGGCCTGCCCAACAGCCTCAAAAATAGAAGACCTGGGAGTCAGCCGGACATAGAGTTGAAGCTAGCAGCCGGACCCCACAGGCAGAATCAGTGGCCTGTGGGTCAGAGCCAAGGGGTGTTGCACACTCACCCCTCAGGGTCCATGTCCAGGAAAGTGGCGATAACCAGGGGAAGTTCGGATTTGATGATGAACAGGTAACTGGACATGGCTGGTGCAGGTGGGGGCAGGTGTAAGCAGAAGCattcctctcatctccctcccaccccagcctgggGAAGCCCACCTCAGCCCACCCTCTTCCCCCAAGCTGACCCCCACCTCTCAGAGTCCTCACCCCCAACATTGTGCAGACAGATGACCGCCGCCACCACTACTTTCCCCGCAGGCCCCAGCGCCCTCTGTCCCAGCTGTTCATAGGCTCGGatgcctggaggggaggggaccaGAAAGGGACAGGTTGTGGGTCCAGGAGGCCAGGCCAGGGGTGGGAGAACCCCCCAGGGCCAGAGCCTGGGAGCTAGGGAGCTGGGGCTTGGGCTGATTGGGTCTCATTGCTCGGAGCTGAAGGTGAGGGTTAGGCAGTTAGGATTGGGCTTGGGACTGGAGTCTGGCAGGTAGGATCTGTGGCCAGGGAGAAGGCTGGGGGCCAGATGTAGGCAGTGGGGGTCCTAGGGGTCCTACCATGGCTTCACTCCACTGAAGCCATGGTAGGAATGAAGTCTGAGATCCGGGGCTGTGGCAGcttgggagctgggggagggtaGTCTTGGGTTGTGGGGCTGGCTTCCTTGCTAAGTAAGCTGGAGACTGAGGGTGGAGTGGAGTGGTCTGGGAGTAGGGAGGGTCTGAGCAACAGGCTTTGATGGTCAGACTGAGGGCTAAGGATTGGGGCTTGGGAATCTGGGAGCCCAGATAAGGTATGAGACCCAGGGTACAGTCTGGGGTCTGGAGCCCAGAGACTTGAGTGTGGTGTCTGGGGTTCTGGATCCAAGTTCTGAGGGGCCGGTCTTGGGTCTGGAGGCCAAGGTCTAGGTGAGCTCTGGGTCTCACCTACAACACCAGCACAGGTCAGCAGGAGATGGATGGAGTACGAAGACAGAAGAGCgatgcacagcaacaaagcccTATGGCAGATGGCACTGCTCGGACTTGGCCTCCAGGCCTCCCGGCTGGCCCCACaacacccagcccccaccccagactgCCTAGGACTCACAGGAAGAGGAGGATCCCCGTGTGGGCCATGGCATAGGCCAGCCCCAGGATGCCGCTGCCCATGATGGCGTTGCTGAGGTTGAACACTGACATTCCAAACGATGTCTTCCCCTCGAACTGCTGGTAAGGGGCAAGGCCCAGGGAACATGGGGAGGGGACCAGGTAAGGAGACTAGGGACGGAGACCAGTGCTGGGGCCTTGGGAAAGGCTAGGGAAGAAGTGATGGGGGCAGGGAGAAACCCAGGAAGGGCcatcagaaaaaggaaaagaatttgaatatgGGAAGAAGCTGGGAAAGGGAGAGCGGGGAAGGGAGATTCTAGAGGGGAGCAGCTGGAAGTAGAGAGGAAcaggggagggtggggcagaGACCAGAGGCAAAACAGCAGAAGGGAAGAGCCAGGGAAGAGGGAGCAGTAGGGGAGAGGCTGAGCTGGGCAAGATACAACTgggatgggtcctgtggggtcaCTCACATCCATGAACTGGGCCGGTTTTCTCCCAGGAGAAGGACTATGGCTGGGCAGGAAGCCCTCATGCTCCTGCCTGCAGGTAGAATAGGCAGAGAAATTAAGGAGGTGATGAGAAGGTAATTCGGACCTCTGACCTTGACCCATTGGGCCCCCGACTCACTCCACAGCACTCCCAGGGAGGGCTCCGTTCATCTTTGGATCCTGCAGTTCCATCCTGTGGGCAGAGAAATGGGGTGGGGTGGTCAGTTATGGAGCAGGGTGGCTTACAAAGTGGGGCGACCTAGATGAAGGGGACTGAGGCTCTGATGGCAATGGACAGatacagaaacagaaacacagatgaGGCGAGGGGAACAGGGACAGAGGGATGAGAGAGACAGGAAGGAAAGTGGAGAGGATTGGAGACAAGAGGGAGAGGCcgagggagaaagagaagggagagagacagaagggAATCAGAGAGGGAGAGACGCCAACAGTTTACTCATTGAGACACGGAGAAAAAAGAAGGCAACCAGAGATAAAGGGGTAGGGACAGAGACAGAATGAGAGATACTGACCCCTCAGCAGACGAGATGGCCATCTAGAGTGGGGACAGCCTCTCCTCTCAGACCCCAGACTCACTCTCTCTTACTCTCGGTTTCTCTCCTTCCCCGGTCCCCTGAgcacctcccccttccctccacccTCACCGTGTGGTTAGGCCTCTCACTCCTTACAGGGACACGTGTCGACCCGACTGCCCCACCCCTCCTAACGCCCCCTACCCCGCTCCTCCCCGCCTGGGCCGCCAGCCTGAGCAAGAGCTGATGCAACCTGTTGAAGGGGCTGGGGATGCGGTGGGGGGCAGGCTCGGCCACCCCAGCCCCGCCGGGGACAGGACACGGCAAACTGCTCTCTGCCACAACTCTGAATATCCTCGATAGAGGCCAAAGGCAATTCTCCAAACTGAACCCCTTTCCAGGGATAGAAGTGACCCGGGGACTCCCATTTAATTCCCTTCCTAGGGACTAGAGAGGTATTCTCCAGGACCTTTGTCAAGTCTTATACACCCCTATTTTAGTAGAAGTCACTTTAGAGACACTTCCAGGCTTGAGATTGTTTCTGGACTTGGGGTGTCTCAGGAACCTCGCCTGAGCCCTAATTTCCCCTCATGAGGAGAAGAGGTCCCTCAGACAGTCATCAAAAGCCCACTCCCAGTGCCTGATGTGCTTCCTGGGGTGGGGTGTCTCTGCAATCCCCATGCAAGCTTGGAGTCCCCCTTTTCTGGACAGAGTGTCTCTAAAGAAACCCCCAGCCCTGAACTCACTTCCTGGGAATGCCGTATCTCAGAAAACCCCATTCAAGGTCCCCATCATCACTAAAACTGCCTCCAGGAAACCCCCTACCCAAGCCCTGAATCCCCTCCGTGGGTCAGGGAAGGCTCTCAAGGAGCCCCATCGTCAAGTGTGAGCACCCTTTCAAGACTCCCACCCACTCCTGGATTCATTTCCTGGGATCTGGGTACCAAAAGGACCCCCCGTCCCATTTAATTCCTCACTAGGACTAAAAAAATCTCCAGGGAACCCCTGAGCCCCCTCCCGGGACCCCTGTTCGTGCCTTGGCATCTCAGGAGCCCCCTCGATGGCCAGCACCCCCTCCTCACCTCCCTGCTCCTCTCAGCTCTTGAAGCGGCAACTCAGAACTGGGGCTCTGGGACCCCGCCACTGGGCGGCAGGGCTCCCACTCAGCCAGACCCTGCCTTCGCCTGCCCTCTGACCAATCAACACCTCGGGTTTTGTTGGTGGCTAATCAGCACTGCCAGTGCTCCATCTGCCCCgcggtttgttgttttttttttttttccctgtagagttttaagtttaattcagTTTCCCTCTTCTTGTTCTGggtgggggaaagagaggggTTGCCTCCCTTCATCTGAACCCTTGTTGAAGTAAACAGAGGTTTCCCGGGCAGGCGGTGGAGATGGACTGAAAGATCAAAGGAACAGACCCACATctagagagaggaaaagacagaCAGAGGGAACTGACTCAGGTCAGACACACAGCAGAATGGAATGGATGgcaggaggagagacagagataggAAGAGAAATGATCTCAAATAGAGACgagcaggcagaagaaacagcacAAGGACAGAAAACAGGAAGGGACAGAAAGACACGGGGAGTGTGAGGGAGTGATAGGCAGCTGGGCAGTAAGGGGAGAAAGACTCAGAAACGGTGGGCAGGGAGAGGTGCATGCAAGCTCCTGGACAAATGCAGATGGACAGGTGGACACagccagacacatccacaaacAGAGATTAGGAACAGACACACTGGCCCAAAGGGACAGAGCAAGTAGCTGAGGCTGAGAGACACATGGGGGGCAGGTGGCAACAGGCAGAGAAAGTCAGATTCAAGCAGAAGAGCAGACAGATGTGAGGACAGCAGTGGGACAGGTGCAGGGAGAGACACAGCCAGGCCACCATAGGCTGACCTCAGACAGACAGCCCAATGGAGAAAGGACCCTAGATCTTGGGGGGTccccagagggaggcagggagggaattTGTAGTTGGGTGGAGAGTGTGGATACACGCTGTCTGTAAATTAGGCAC
This DNA window, taken from Bubalus kerabau isolate K-KA32 ecotype Philippines breed swamp buffalo chromosome X, PCC_UOA_SB_1v2, whole genome shotgun sequence, encodes the following:
- the SLC38A5 gene encoding sodium-coupled neutral amino acid transporter 5 translates to MAISSAEGMELQDPKMNGALPGSAVEQEHEGFLPSHSPSPGRKPAQFMDFEGKTSFGMSVFNLSNAIMGSGILGLAYAMAHTGILLFLALLLCIALLSSYSIHLLLTCAGVVGIRAYEQLGQRALGPAGKVVVAAVICLHNVGAMSSYLFIIKSELPLVIATFLDMDPEGDWFLKGNLLIIIVSVLIILPLALMRHLGYLGYTSGLSLTCMLFFLISVIYKKFQLGCTVGHNRTAVESKSSPSLPIHGLNTSCEAQMFTADSQMFYTVPIMAFAFVCHPEVLPIYTELCRPSKRRMQAVANVSIGAMFCMYGLTATFGYLTFYSSVEAEMLHMYSQHDLLILCVRLAVLLAVTLTVPVVLFPIRRALQQLLFPSKAFSWPRHVAIALILLVLVNVLVICVPTIRDIFGVIGSTSAPSLIFILPSIFYLRIVPSEVEPLYSWPKIQALCFGVLGVLFMAISLGFMFANWATGQSHVSGH